A region of the Gimesia sp. genome:
AGCCCGTGCTGATCAGGTGGTTGATCAGCCACGTGTATTCGCTGTAGTTCCGCATGTTCGGCGGCAGCCCCGCGGTCGGCAGGCCTTCCATGATTTTGGAACGGTTCGAATGCAGACCCGTGTTGCGGTTCTCCCAGAACGGCGAGTTCGACGAGAGTGCCAGCAGCAGTGGCAGGTAACGCAGCATCCGGTCGCAGACCATCACCGCTTTGTCGCCCGAATCAACGCCCACATGCACGTGCAGGCCGAAGGTCACCAGGCGGCGGGCCACGTCCTGCATCAGTTCCACGAGTTCGTAATAACGATCGTTGACCGTTATCTTCTGATCCCGCCAGGAAGAGAAGGGGTGCGTCGCGGCCCAGAACAGCTTCAGCCCCAGCTCGTCGGCGACATTGGTTACCGCTTCCAGTTTGCGTGTCAGATCTTTGCGGACATCACTCACCGTCCGACAGACGCCCGTGTTGATCTCCAGGTAGCTCTGCATCAGCTCCGGTTTGATCGACTGGCCCATTCCCTCGGGCAGACCACTTAACAGTTCCGAAACTGAATTCGAAAGGGCAAACGTCTCCGCATCGACGAGCTGCAGTTCCAGTTCCACACCCAGGGTCGGGTAATCGTTACGGGCAAAAGAGAGGGTCCCCATCGTACTAATTCCCTTTTTGGATGAGTTGCGGGTTGAGAGAAAGCAGCAGGGCAGCCTGCAGTAAGATGCGACTTCCTATTTTAAGCACACGCTCATCGATATCGAAATAGGGAGAATGCAAAAACACGGTTTTTTGATCGGGACGGGCACACCCCAGTCGCAACATCGAACCGGGGACATGCTGCAGATAAATGGAAAAATCTTCACCACCCATGCTGGGCAGATCGATCAGACCGACCTGTTCCATCCCCAGCACGTCGATCGACGCCTGTTCCAGGGCAGCCGAAATCGTTTTGTCATTCACGACCGCAGGCAGGGGTGATTTGAACAACACCTCGATCCGGGTATTCGTACTCTGAGCGACGCCGCTGGCGATATTCTGAATCCGATTGTGCAGGACTTCGCGCGCCTGGTCGTTCGTGGAACGCAGGCTCCCTTTCAGTTCCGCAATTTCGGGAATCACATTCGGTGCCAGCCCCGAGGAGATCTGACCAATGGTAAATACCGCCGGCATGCGTGAGTCGATCGAACGGGGCAGGTTCTGATACAGGCTCGAAATCAGTTGGGCTGCCGTGGTGATCGGATCATTTCCATGATGCGGACGGGCAGCATGTCCGCCGCGACCATGAATTTCAAAATGGACTTCATCGCAGAACGCCGTCATCACGCCATAGCGGATGTTCGCCGTTCCCGCCTGGATTTCCGGATCCATGTGCAGCCCGATGATCGCACTCACCCCTTCCAGTGCCCCTTGTTCCACCATCCAGCGGGCGCCCATGCAGATCTCTTCCGCCGGTTGAAAAATGAACCGCAGCCGTAATCCCTGGCCCGGCCATTCGCTCTCGAACAGCTCCTTCACCCGACCCGCAGCGAGTGCCACGCCCAGGGCAATCGACGTGTGAGCATCATGACCGCACAGGTGACCTACGCCTGGATTATGCGAGCAGTAATCGACCTCTTTGAGGTCCGTGATCCGCAGCGCATCAATGTCGGCCCGAATCGCGATCAGCGGTGCGTCCTCGGCCGGCGTTCCCAGCGTCATGTCGGCGACCACGCCGATGTCGTTATTCATCAGCCGCGGTTCGAGGCCGATCTCCCGCAGCGTGTTGCAGATCAGTTGCGAAGTCTCTTTTTCTTCCCCGCTGATTTCCGGTTTCTGATGCAGTGTGCGTCGTGTTTGAATGAGTGTTGGCTCGAGCTCGTCCAACTCCTCATGCAGTTGTTTCGTAAGTGATTGATAAAAGGCTCGGCTTTCCGTCTGATCTATTGAGAATGAGGCCACTGAGTACTCCGCGTCGTTGCCATGATGCCGACAGACCGTCTGCGCGACAGCCGATGAATCATGGGCTGATATGAAAAAGCATTTATTTGTACTTCTTATTTTAATGAAGTTAAGGTTATCATAAAGGCAGAAGCAGAAAATTAAGCGTCCTAAATAATTATTGGAAACCGCCACACCGAATTTCTGCGACCGAATCGACCACAGCGAATTTAGGAATCAGTAACATGAAAGAGATTGATGCAGATCGCCGGAATCTGTTGAAAGGGGCCGTCGCGACATCGCTGGCTTCACTCGCCGGAAACTTCTCACTCAACAGTGCCCATGCTGCGAAAGCAGACCCCGATTTAATTCATCGGGAAAACCTCAAAGAAGGATCCACCGACTGGCAGCTCACCCGCGTCATGCTCGACAGCCGCAACGGTTTTCGTTCATCCAAGATTGAAGGCTACTGTTCGAAGCAGAGCGTCGCCGCCGGCGAGCCGATCGACATCATGGTCTCCACCCGACCGGCGCAAGAGTTCAAAATCGAAATCTTCCGCACCGGCTATTACGGCGGTCGCGGTGCCCGGCTGATGACCACACTCGGCCCGTTCGAGGGCAAACCGCAGCCCGTTCCAAAGCCAGGTAAAAAGAATCTGCACGAATGCCATTGGGACTCCGCGGTCACACTGACGATTCCCGATGACTGGCCCAGCGGCGTCTATCTGGGCCGGCTCTCCACGCTCAAAGACAAGACCGGCCACGGCTACTGGCAGAGCTATGTCGTCTTCATCGTCAAAGATGATCGACCCGCGGACATCCTCTTCCAGTGTTCCGATAACACCTGGCAGGCTTACAACAAGTGGCCCAGTAACTATTCGGTTTACACGCATCCTAAAGGGAATCAGGGGCCCTGGGCTGACGTCAGCTTTGACCGTCCCTACGCCAAGTATGCCCAGATCTATGAGAATCCGCAGTCACTCGGTTCCGGGGAATGGCTCTGCTTTGAATTCCCCTTCGCCTACTGGCTGGAGAAACATGGTTACGATGTGACCTACTGCTCCAACAGTGATATGATCACCCCCGATCACGGACTGAAATGTAAGTCGTTCCTCTCGGTGGGCCACGATGAATACTGGGATATTCGCCAGTACGAGTCGGCGGTCAAAATGCGCGACGCGGGCGTGAACCTGCTCTTCTTCTCTGGTAATTCCGTCTGTTGGGTCACACCGCTGATGAACAGCACCGACGGGCGTCCCAAACGGATCATGTTCCGCGGTGGTCCTTACGGCGGAAAATATAAATACGCCGAAGACCGTGAGCGAGACAACGGCCCCTTCCCGCACCGCGGTCCCGACGAAGGTTACCTGATGGGATCCCGTAATGTTGATCCGGTCAACGGGGGCGGCGACTGGGTCTGCGAACTGCCCGACCACTGGATCTTCGCAGGGACGGGCATGAAAAAGGGCGACTCGATTCCCGGTCTCATCGGCTGGGAATATCACGGCGATCCGCCCCAGGATATTCCCGGACTCGAAGTCGTGGCTAAGGGAACCGCCCTGCAGGGAGGTGTGAATCCACAAGAGTGGACCGCTACGATTTACCCCGGCCCGAAGAACAACTTCGTGTTTAACGCCTCGACCATCTTCTGGTGCCAGGATCTTTCCAGCCCGCCCGGGCACATGCTTCCCTGGTCACACTGGTCCCGACCGCACGGACCCGATGAACGTGTGCAGCGAATTACACACAACATCATCCGCCGCGCGATCTCCTGAAGCAGAGCGAACGCCAGCCTCACAACGCCCCGTTTTTACGGGGCGTTTTTTTATGCACCGCGGTTCTTCGAATAAGATTGACCAGAACTTCAAACAAAACTCACGAAATCTTCTTGCTGCGGCGAAATGGCTCGTTTTTAAGCACCGAAGAGTGCCAGGAAATTGTCCTGAACACCCTGGTGGAATAGCTTGGGGTTCGGTTGTAAGTGTCTTTTAGAAAAGTGGTTATGAGTTGGCGTGAGTGACCTTGAGACCACGAAATGCAGTACACATTTTTTCAAAATAAGAGTGCGCTCTGCTACCCGGTATTTACCGGCGCTTCATTAAATCTTTCAACAGGCCGGGTATAACAAACCACGTTTACAGGCTGAGTTCCCGCTCATTCCGGTTGTGCTGCCTGCACTCTCCCAACCCGCCGCCGCAGTTTCTGGAACATCAGCAATTTCACTGCCTGGCTCGCAGACTGATTCACTCCGGTGGAGATAACACCTCCGGTTTTGTTATTGCTTTATCCCGTTTATGTGAGGAAACCGAATGTTACCCAACGCCCACGCACCCCGACGACGCACCGGCTTCACCCTGATTGAGCTGCTGGTCGTCATCGCGATTATTGCCATTCTGATCGCCTTGCTCCTGCCCGCCGTTCAGCAGGCACGCGAAGCCGCCCGTCGCTCACAATGTAAAAACAATCTCAAGCAGCTCGCCATCGGCATGCACAACTACCACGATGTCCACGGTCTGCTCCCCTTCGGCTGGGATCAGCGCGGGGCCGGTTGGAGTGCCATGATTCTGCCCATGATCGATCGGGCCAATATTTACAACACGCTCATCTTCCAGGAATCAGGCGACGGTAACTGGGACTCCGGCTCTGCCAACACCACCGCTGCCAGCACCTATCTCCCCGTACTCGTCTGTCCCAGTGCTCCCATCAAAAAACACTACAGCTTCAACGGCATCCCGAACCGGGCCCCCTCGACTTACCTCGGGAACTCCGGCTCAGAAGCATCTTCGGATGATGAATCGACCAAAATTTCAGGTACCAAGTCGCTGGAAGATACCACGCAGAACGGTCTGTTCTACGCCTGCAGCAGCGTCGTACTCCGCGATATCAAAGATGGAACCTCCAATACCTTCATGCTCGGCGAAACACAGACGGACATCGAGTTCGGCAAAGACGGGCAGTCCATGGACCACTGGATCATCGGTTCTCCCCAGACCGATCCCTGCGGCTGCAACAACGGCACAGGCGGAACGGAGTTCACCGAATTCGTCGGCTCAGCCTATCCCCGGATGAATGCCCGTCGTACCGAACCGACCGTCAGCGGACATCTGATGGAACTTTCTTATGGCAGCTGGCACGTCGGGGGCGGACACATGGCCTATGCGGATGGCTCGGTTCATTTCCTCTCGGAAAATATGGATCTGAACGTCTACCGCGGCCTGGCTACACGCAATGGCCGGGAAGTTGTGACTCCGTAACATCCAATGCTGATTGATTTTAAAGGTGATCTCTGATGAAACAGTTTCTAATTTCCGGTCGCGCAGTTCGCATGCTGGCGACCCTTTGTCTGCTCAGCGCAACGGTTGGCTGTGGCGGTTCGATCCATCCCGATTACAGCCAGCTCGGTCTGGTCGATGTCTCCGGAACCGTGACCCTCGACGGACAGCCTCTTTCGGGGGCCGAGGTTGCCTTCGAAGCTCCCGATGGCACTTATTCCGCGGGGGTGACGGACTCCAGCGGGAATTTCGAACTGATGTTCAACACTGAAAAGTCCGGTTGTCTGACCGGTGAAAAAACGGTCCGCATTCGGATGGCGGGGACTCCCGAAGGCATGGGAGAAGCACCCGACGATGCAGGGAACTCGGATGAAGGGGGCAAGCAGAAAGCGGCTCCCGGCAAGATCCCCGCGGCGTACAATCAAGACTCGACCCTCAAAGCGACTGTCGACGCCGATCACACCTCGTTCCAGTTCGATCTCAAAAGCAATCCCTGAGATTTGAAGTTCACTGAAGCGATGCGTACAAAAAAAACAGGCTGTGGCACCCGGGAAGTGCCACAGCCTGTTTGTATTACTCGTCCAGTTTTTCGATACGTCTCTGGTGACGTCCCCCTTCAAAGGAGGTGCTCAGCCAGATATCGATGATCTCATACACGTCGTGCATCGAGACCATGCGTTCGCCCAGCGAGATCATATTCGCATTGTTGTGCTGTCGTGCCAGTCGGGCTGACTTCTCGTTCCAGCACAACGCACACCGCACCCCTTTGACCCGGTTGGCGGCAATCGCTTCGCCATTTCCTGATCCTCCCAGCACAATACCTCGCTCGAACTCACCTGCAGCCACCGCTTTGGCGGCGGGGAAGATAAAGTCCGGGTAATCGACTGACTCGGTCGAATCGGTGCCGAAATCTTCGACCTGGTAGCCCTGTTGCGTCAGGTATTCGATGATTCGTCGTTTGTAGCGATAACCGGCGTGGTCGGAGGCAACGACAATTTTTTTAACAGGTTCTTCTGAAGGTACTGGAGCGGTCATGCGTTTGAAATTCTAGTGTCGAGCAATCGTGCAGGGGCGCTCTTCGGACGCGTCGGGCAGGGATCTCACACAACAGAGACCGCAGTGCCCGCTCACATCGGCAGGGAACGCCGGATCAAATAAAAAGGGTTAACTGTGAATCGAGGTCTTACTTCCCAATCCGGTAGAGTTGTGATTTCGTGCGAATCAGCAGCGTGTCGCCGGCGACGGCGTAAGACGCCAGTGTCGGCTCTTTCAGGTGATTGCGGCTGATCTCTTTATAGGTTGTTCCGGGAGCGATAATCGTGGTTTCCCCCTCTTCGCTCTGGAAATAAATCTTGCCATCTGCGAACAGCGGAGATGCAGAATAGTTACCACCCACGCGTTCTTTCCAGTGTAGTTTGCCGGTTTTGGCGTCAAAACACTGGGCAATCCCTTTGTCACTCACTGTATACAGTTCGTCGCCCACGACCAGCAGGGAAGGCGTATGCGGAATCTGGTTCTTGTTGGACCAGGCCAGATGCGTTTCCGTCACATCCCCCTTACCGTCCGGACGAATCGCCAGCAGAGTGGGGCGGTCGTAACTGGTCGTCACGAAGATCAGACCATGACTGTAAATCGGGCGGGGGATGACGGAGTAACCGGTGTAATCCAGGTGCCAGATCTCTTTGCCGTCCTTAGGAGAATGTCCCGAGATCACATCGGTGCCCGGGGCCACAATCTGTTCTTCCCCGTTTACGGTAATCAGCAGCGGCGTGGCGAACGAAAACTTTTTCCGGCCATCGACATTCCGTTCCACCTTCCAGGCGATCTCGCCCGTCTTGCGATCCAGGGCGGCGATGAAGTTGGAACCTTTACCGTCGCAGATCACAACCAGTTTATCGTCGACCAGGATCGGCGATCCTCCGTTGCCGTGTTGCATCTCATATTTGAGGGCATTTGTCTTCCAGATCACGTCTCCGTCCAATGTCAGGCAGGCGGTGCCGTGCGTACCGAAATGCACGTAGAGCACTTTACCGTCTGAAATCGGTGTCGGGCTGGCGTGGCTGTTCTTCTTATGAATCCGTTGTGCGGTTTCTTTGGTTTCCTGGAAGA
Encoded here:
- a CDS encoding YbdK family carboxylate-amine ligase, which encodes MGTLSFARNDYPTLGVELELQLVDAETFALSNSVSELLSGLPEGMGQSIKPELMQSYLEINTGVCRTVSDVRKDLTRKLEAVTNVADELGLKLFWAATHPFSSWRDQKITVNDRYYELVELMQDVARRLVTFGLHVHVGVDSGDKAVMVCDRMLRYLPLLLALSSNSPFWENRNTGLHSNRSKIMEGLPTAGLPPNMRNYSEYTWLINHLISTGFINTIREIWWDIRPHHNFGTVEIRVCDMPANLEQVLSIAAFVQCLVKCISDEIDEGAYQLQHHPMMVQQNKWRATRYGIDASLVNSDSYQLYSVIDSTTHLVDLVSPMSERLECTDELQRIYDLVHNSGAKRQLAIMEETNDKREVVKRMIEENSLF
- a CDS encoding amidohydrolase, with the protein product MASFSIDQTESRAFYQSLTKQLHEELDELEPTLIQTRRTLHQKPEISGEEKETSQLICNTLREIGLEPRLMNNDIGVVADMTLGTPAEDAPLIAIRADIDALRITDLKEVDYCSHNPGVGHLCGHDAHTSIALGVALAAGRVKELFESEWPGQGLRLRFIFQPAEEICMGARWMVEQGALEGVSAIIGLHMDPEIQAGTANIRYGVMTAFCDEVHFEIHGRGGHAARPHHGNDPITTAAQLISSLYQNLPRSIDSRMPAVFTIGQISSGLAPNVIPEIAELKGSLRSTNDQAREVLHNRIQNIASGVAQSTNTRIEVLFKSPLPAVVNDKTISAALEQASIDVLGMEQVGLIDLPSMGGEDFSIYLQHVPGSMLRLGCARPDQKTVFLHSPYFDIDERVLKIGSRILLQAALLLSLNPQLIQKGN
- a CDS encoding N,N-dimethylformamidase beta subunit family domain-containing protein codes for the protein MKEIDADRRNLLKGAVATSLASLAGNFSLNSAHAAKADPDLIHRENLKEGSTDWQLTRVMLDSRNGFRSSKIEGYCSKQSVAAGEPIDIMVSTRPAQEFKIEIFRTGYYGGRGARLMTTLGPFEGKPQPVPKPGKKNLHECHWDSAVTLTIPDDWPSGVYLGRLSTLKDKTGHGYWQSYVVFIVKDDRPADILFQCSDNTWQAYNKWPSNYSVYTHPKGNQGPWADVSFDRPYAKYAQIYENPQSLGSGEWLCFEFPFAYWLEKHGYDVTYCSNSDMITPDHGLKCKSFLSVGHDEYWDIRQYESAVKMRDAGVNLLFFSGNSVCWVTPLMNSTDGRPKRIMFRGGPYGGKYKYAEDRERDNGPFPHRGPDEGYLMGSRNVDPVNGGGDWVCELPDHWIFAGTGMKKGDSIPGLIGWEYHGDPPQDIPGLEVVAKGTALQGGVNPQEWTATIYPGPKNNFVFNASTIFWCQDLSSPPGHMLPWSHWSRPHGPDERVQRITHNIIRRAIS
- a CDS encoding DUF1559 domain-containing protein is translated as MLPNAHAPRRRTGFTLIELLVVIAIIAILIALLLPAVQQAREAARRSQCKNNLKQLAIGMHNYHDVHGLLPFGWDQRGAGWSAMILPMIDRANIYNTLIFQESGDGNWDSGSANTTAASTYLPVLVCPSAPIKKHYSFNGIPNRAPSTYLGNSGSEASSDDESTKISGTKSLEDTTQNGLFYACSSVVLRDIKDGTSNTFMLGETQTDIEFGKDGQSMDHWIIGSPQTDPCGCNNGTGGTEFTEFVGSAYPRMNARRTEPTVSGHLMELSYGSWHVGGGHMAYADGSVHFLSENMDLNVYRGLATRNGREVVTP
- a CDS encoding carboxypeptidase-like regulatory domain-containing protein — its product is MKQFLISGRAVRMLATLCLLSATVGCGGSIHPDYSQLGLVDVSGTVTLDGQPLSGAEVAFEAPDGTYSAGVTDSSGNFELMFNTEKSGCLTGEKTVRIRMAGTPEGMGEAPDDAGNSDEGGKQKAAPGKIPAAYNQDSTLKATVDADHTSFQFDLKSNP
- the rpiB gene encoding ribose 5-phosphate isomerase B, which gives rise to MTAPVPSEEPVKKIVVASDHAGYRYKRRIIEYLTQQGYQVEDFGTDSTESVDYPDFIFPAAKAVAAGEFERGIVLGGSGNGEAIAANRVKGVRCALCWNEKSARLARQHNNANMISLGERMVSMHDVYEIIDIWLSTSFEGGRHQRRIEKLDE
- a CDS encoding PQQ-binding-like beta-propeller repeat protein → MSVSRIISLCVLSTVSVIAAPALLSAEDWFEFRGPTGQGHSSQTSLPTAWSPTEHVLWNTNIPGVGWSSPIIVGEKVFVTTAVPEGNGPMPEQSLRVVCLDLESGKILWDNEIFQETKETAQRIHKKNSHASPTPISDGKVLYVHFGTHGTACLTLDGDVIWKTNALKYEMQHGNGGSPILVDDKLVVICDGKGSNFIAALDRKTGEIAWKVERNVDGRKKFSFATPLLITVNGEEQIVAPGTDVISGHSPKDGKEIWHLDYTGYSVIPRPIYSHGLIFVTTSYDRPTLLAIRPDGKGDVTETHLAWSNKNQIPHTPSLLVVGDELYTVSDKGIAQCFDAKTGKLHWKERVGGNYSASPLFADGKIYFQSEEGETTIIAPGTTYKEISRNHLKEPTLASYAVAGDTLLIRTKSQLYRIGK